The DNA segment CGTCTATGCCGGCATTCCGTATGCCCGCACGGTCATCATCGCGATGCTGCTCTCGGGCGGCTTGGCCGGCATGATGGCGCTCAATCCGGTGATGGGCGCTTCGGCCCGCCTGCAGGTCGAGTTCGTGCTTGGCGCCGGTTTCGTCGGCATCGCCGTATCCCTGATGGGCCGCAACCATCCGGTCGGCATCATCCTTGCGGCGATCCTGTTTGGGATTCTCTACCAGGGCGGCGATGCGCTTTCCTTCGACATGCCCAACATCACGCGCGACATGATCGTGGTTATCCAGGGCCTCGTCATCCTGTTCGCCGGCGCGCTCGAATATATGTTCCGGCCCGCGATGGTGCGCACCTATCAAAAATTAGCCAGGGCCTGAGGATCGGACGATGGAATATTATGATCTCCTCATCAGCATATTTGGCTCGACCATCCGCCTGTCGATTCCGCTGATCTTTACGGCCCTTGCCGGCCTGTTTTCCGAGCGCGCCGGCATTTTCGACATCGGTCTCGAAGGCAAGATGCTGGCGTCCGCGTTCGCCGCCGCCTGTGTCGCCTCCGTCTCCGGCTCGGCCTGGGCTGGTCTCGGCGCCGGCATCGTCATATCGGTCGCCCTCGGCCTCCTGCATGGCTTTGCCTCGATCACCAACCGCGGCAACCAGATCGTCTCGGGCGTTGCGATCAACTTCCTGACCGCCGGCCTGACCATCGTGCTCGGCCAAGCCTGGTTCGGCCAGGGTGGGCGCACGCCGACGCTGCCGGCCGAGGCGCGTTTCGCTTCGATCACCTTGCCGGGTGCCAACGCCATCCATGACGTGCCCTTCATCGGGCCGCTCTATGCCAACGTCATCTCAGGCAATAATATTCTCACCTATCTCGCCTTCCTTGCTGTGCCGATTTCCTGGTGGATCCTCTATCGCACCCGCTTTGGCCTGCGTCTGCGCGCCGTCGGCGAAAATCCGGGCGCCGTCGATACGGCCGGCATCTCCGTCGAGTGGCTACGGTATCGCTCGCTGATCGTCGCCGGCATTCTCTGCGGCTTCTCCGGCACCTATCTTGCCATCGCCCAATCGGCCGCCTTCATCAACAACATGTCTGCGGGCAAGGGCTATATCGCGCTCGCGGCGCTGATCTTCGCCAAATGGAAGCCGGTGCCGGTCATGTTCACCTGCCTGCTCTTCGGCTTCCTCGATGCTTTCGCCAACTTCATGCAGGGCAAGGCCGTGCCTGGCATCGGTGAAGTGCCGGTGCAGATTTTCCAGGCGCTGCCCTATATTCTGACCTGCATCCTGCTCGCAGGCTTCATCGGCGTCGCCAAACCGCCAAAGGCGGGCGGCGTGCCCTACACCAAGGAGCGCTGATCCATGTCGCATGATCTGTTTGAGGCCGCTCGCGGAGCGATGGCCTTTGCCCATGCCCCCTATTCGAAATTCCCTGTCGGTGCGGCCATCCGTGCCGAGGACGGCAAGGTCTATACCGGCGCCAATATCGAGAACCTCTCCTTCCCGCAGGGCTGGTGCGCCGAGCCGACCGCGATCAGCCATATGATCATGGCCGGTGCCAAGAAGATCGTCGAAATGGCCGTCATTGCCGAAAAGCTGCCGCTCTGCCCGCCCTGCGGCGGCTGCCGGCAGAAGATCGCCGAGTTCGCCAGCAAGGAAACCCGCATCTATCTCTGCGACGAAACCGGCGTGAAGAAGACCATGACCATGGACGAGATGCTGCCCTTCAGCTTCGAAACCGAGATACTCGGATGAGCGCCGCCGTCGACCTCCTGGCCGTAAAGCTCGGTGATCTCCAGCCGCGCTACGGCATCGTCCTTGGCTCCGGCCTTGGTTCCCTGGTCGATCAGGTGAGGGATGCCGTGCGCATTCCCTATGCCGATCTCCCCGATTTCCCCGTCAGTGCCGTCTCCGGTCATGCCGGCACGTTAGTCGCCGGTTATCTCGGTGACGTGCCGGTTATCATGCTGTCCGGCCGGGTGCATTATTATGAAAAGGGCGACGCCAACGCCATGCGCGTGCCGATCGAGACGCTGAAGGCTCTCGGCGTCGAGACGCTGATCCTCACCAATTCGGCCGGATCGCTGCGCGAGGAAATGCCGCCGGGATCGGTGATGCAGATCACCGACCACATCAATTATTCCGGCATGAACCCGTTGATCGGCGAGGAAAGCGACAAGCGCTTCGTCGGCATGACCAGTGCCTATGATACCGACCTTATCATGCGCATGCGCAAGGCGGCGGAAAAGGCCGAGGTCAAGCTGTCGCACGGCGTCTATATGTGGTTCTCGGGCCCGAGCTTCGAAACCCCGGCGGAAATCCGCATGGCGCGCATTCTGGGTGCCGATGCTGTCGGCATGTCGACGGTGCCGGAAGTTATTCTTGCGCGACTTTTCGGCCTGAGGGTTGCAGCCGCCTCCGTCATTACTAATTATGGGGCTGGCATGACCGGCGCCGAGCTTACGCATGAAGAGACGAAGGACATGGCCCCGGTCGGCGGCGCTCGCCTTGCCGCCATCTTGAAGGAAATGATTGCGGACGGAGGAAACGAACAATGACGAGCCATTCCCTTAGAGAAACGGCGGCCGTTGCGCTTTCCCTTCTCGATCTCACCAACCTGAAGGACGACTGCACGCCGGCGCAGATCGAGACGCTCTGCGCGCGCGCCCAGTCACCCTATGGCCACACCGCCGCCATCTGCATCTGGCCGCGTTTCGTCGCCCAGGCACGCGGCATTCTCGGAACCGACCATGCGGTGCGGATCGCGACCGTGGTGAATTTCCCGGCCGGCGATATGGAAGTGGCTGATGTCGCCGCCGAAGCACGCGAGGCGATCGCCGATGGCGCCGACGAGATCGATCTCGTCATCCCCTATCGCGCGCTGCTGGCCGGCAACGAGCAGGCCGTTACCGACATGGTGGCCGCCGTCAGAGCCGAGTGCAAGGGACCGGTGCTCTTAAAGACCATCCTCGAAACCGGCGAACTCAAGGACGTGGCGCTGATCCGACGCGCCTCCGAACTGGCGATCGAGGCGGGTTCCGATTTCATCAAGACCTCGACCGGCAAGGTCGCCGTCAATGCGACGCTCGAGGCTGCCGACATCATGCTGCGGGCGATCCGCCAGAGTGGCCGCAAGGTTGGTTTCAAGCCGGCTGGCGGCATCGGCTCTGTCGCCGATGCGGCGCTCTATCTGAGCCTTGCCGAGACCATTATGGCGCCGGATTGGGCGATGCCCTCGACTTTCCGTTTCGGCGCGTCGAGCCTGCTCGACGATATCCTCAACGTGCTCGGCGGCGGGCAGTCGAGCGCGGCAGCATCCGGATACTGAGCCATGATCCCGCAGGAAATCATCCGGCGGAAGCGGGATGGCGGCACGCTTCACGTCACCGATATCGACGCCTTCATCGCGGCCCTTGCGCGGGATGAGTTGGCCGAAAGCCAGATCGGCGCCTTCGCCATGGCCGTCTGGTACAGCGGCATGACGCGCGAAGAGACCGTGGCGCTGACCTTGGCCATGGCTCGCTCCGGCGATATGCTCTCTTGGTCCGGCATCGACAGGCCGATCGCCGACAAACATTCGACCGGCGGCATCGGCGACAATGTCTCGTTGATGCTGGCACCGATCGCCGCGGCGTGCGGCCTTGCCGTGCCGATGATTTCCGGCCGCGGTCTCGGGCACACCGGCGGCACCCTGGACAAGCTGGAATCGATCCCCGGCTATGGCATCACCCCGCATGCCGCCCATTTCCGCAAGGTGGTGGATGAGGTGGGTTGCGCCATCATCGGCCAGACTGGAGCCTTGGCGCCCGCCGACGGCAAGCTCTATGCCGTGCGCGATGTCACGTCCACGGTCGATTCCGTGCCGCTGATCACCGCTTCGATCCTGTCGAAGAAGCTGGCCGCCGGCCTCGAGACGCTGGTGCTCGACGTCAAGATCGGCAATGGCGCCTTCATGACCTCTCTGGAAGAGGCCGAGACGCTGGCCCGATCGCTGGTAGAGGTGGCGAATGGCGCCGGGGTCAAAACCTCCGCTTTGATCACCGACATGAACCAGCCGCTCGCCGATGCCGCCGGCAATGTCGTCGAACTCCGCAATTGCCTGGATTTCCTGAAGGGTGGCAAGGCGGGCACGCGGCTCGAAACGGTCGTGCTGACCTTCGCCGCCGAGATGTTGACGCAGGCTGGGATCGCGAAGACATTGGTTGAGGCTGAGGCGAAAGCGCGCGAAGCGCTCTCTTCCGGCAAGGCGGCCGAGCTGTTCGCCCGCATGGTCCACGCTCTCGGCGGCCCTGCCGATCTGCTGGATCATCCGGACAAATACCTAGTTGCGGCGTCCGTGCAGAAGCCTGTTCTTGCATCTTCGGACGGTTGGCTTGCAGCCTGCGACGCCCGCGCCATCGGCATGAGCGTCATCGATCTCGGCGGCGGCCGCCGTCATCCGCAGGACAAGATCGACCATCGCGTCGGCTTCAGCGATATCCTGCCGCTCGGAACAAGGGTCAGCAAAGGCGATCGCATCGCAACCGTTCATGCGGCCGACGAGGCGAGCGCCGAAAGGGCCGCAGGCGATCTGGCTGCGAACTACCGGATCGGCGATGCCGCACCCGTTCTGCCGTCGGTGATCGTTACCCGGATTTGACCGGTAATTATTGCGTCAGCCGCAACGAGCCGTTTTCGGCACTATAGGAATTGAGCTTTTTGAGGAAGCTCATGCCGATCAACGTTGTGCTCAATGCGCCGTCTTTCGCGACCACGGCGTCGACATCGCGGACCTTGATCGTGCCGATTTCAAGACGGTCGAGTTTGACGAGAGCCACCTTGGATGGGCCGTTGGCCGTCTGCGTGGTGTAGCGATAATCGAGATCGTTGCCGCTGATGCCGAGGCGGCGTGCGGTGCTCTCATTGATTGCCACATAGGTCGCGCCCGTATCGATCATGCCATGCACCGGCCGGCCGTTGATCTTGAAATCGCCTTCGTAGTGGCCGCCCGCACCCGCCTGCAACAACACGCTTCCAAATGCCGCCGCCGTCGTCGCGACCGGCTGCTGCGCAACGGCAACCTTAACCGCAGGCGTCGATCTTTCGCTGCTTGCCATTTGCGTGCCCAGCAACGCAGGAACCTGGGTAGCAGCGGCGGCGACGATACCGGCAATGACAAGAACGCGAGCGAGCATCGGCGAGATCCTTCCCATGGGCTTTTCCATATCAAGCCCATTGATCCCTACGTTTAATATAGCTTCGCTGACAGGCCGCTAAACAGATCAATAAAAAGCCCGGCAGTTGGGGGGCTGCCGGGCAAAAAAGCTAATCTAGCTTCAGGATTTACTTCGTGCCGTACATGCGGTCGCCGGCGTCGCCGAGGCCGGGGACGATATAACCCTTTTCATTGAGATGGCTGTCGATTGCCGCGGTAAAGACCGGTACGTCCGGATGCGCCTTGCGGAAATTGGCAATGCCTTCCGGAGCCGCCAGCAGGCAGAGGAAGCGGATATTATGGGCGCCGCGTTCCTTCAGCTTGTCGATTGCCGCGATCGAGGAATTGCCCGTTGCCAGCATCGGGTCGACGACGATGATCAGGCGCTCGGAAATATCTTCCGGCGCCTTGAAGTAATATTCGACCGGCTGCAGCGTTTCGTGATCGCGGTAGACGCCGATATGCGAGACGCGGGCCGAGGGCACGAGGTCGAGCATGCCTTCCAGCAGGCCATTGCCGGCGCGCAGGATCGAGGCGAAGACCAGTTTCTTGCCTTCGAGGATCGGCGCGTCCATCGGTTGCAGCGGCGTCTCGATCGTCTCGATCGTCAGTTCGAGGTCGCGCGTCACTTCATAGCAAAGCAGCGTCGAAATCTCGCGCAGAAGCCGGCGAAAGCTTCCCGTCGACGTCTCTTTCTTGCGCATGATGGTCAATTTATGCTGCACGAGCGGGTGATCGATGACAGTAACGCCGTCCATGATTTCAGCCTTCCAATAATTCCGCGATATCTGATGTTTCTTTCACGGAAATCGTCTGTGGTGCAAGAAAATAGGCCGCATTTTGGAACGTCATCCCCAGTCGGCGACCTAAAACGATGTGGTCATATCCTCGCTAACAGCGTCGCCCGCGTTGCGTCGTCCACGAACGCGGCTTCGACTGCCGTTCGAGTCATGGCATTGATCTCGTCGTCGCTGAAGCCGAAGGCGGCGGACGCCAGCTCGTATTCGCGCTTCAGGGAGGTGTGGAAGAAGGGCGGGTCGTCGGAATTAATCGTCACGCGCACGCCCGCGTCACGAAGCTTGCGCAGCGGGTGCGACGGGAAGTCGGGAAAGACATTCAGCGCGACGTTCGAGCCGGGGCAGACTTCCAGCACCGTGCCGAGATCGGCGAGGCGCTTGACGAGGTCGGCATCTTCGATGGCGCGCACGCCATGGCCGATGCGCGACGGACGGACCAGCTCGACCGCATCGGCGACGCTGAAGGCGCCGCAGACTTCGCCGGCATGGATCGTGAGGCCGAGGCCGGCTTCGCGGGCAATGTCGAAGGCGCGCGCATAATCGGCAACCCGGCCCATGCGCTCTTCGCCGGCCATGTTGAAACCCGTGATCAACGGGTTATCGCTCTTGGCGGCATATTCGGCGGCCTTGATGACGCGCTCCGGTCCGAAGTGACGTTCGCCGGTGACGAGCAGCCGGGCGACGATGCCGCTCTTTTCCTGCGCTGCACGAATGCCGGCCGAAACGCCGGCCATATAGGCATCGGCCCCGAGGCCGATCCGGTCGCCATGGTCGGGCGAGACGATCAGTTCGCTGTAGATCGTGCCGATGCCCGCAAGCTCTTCGAGATAGGTCTCGGTCAACAGCGCATAGTCTTCCTCGGTGCGGTAGACTTCGGAAACCTTGTCGTAGCAGACGAGGAATTCGGTAAAATCCTTCCAAAGATAGATACCGTCATGCATGAAGGCACTGGTGTCGACATTATATTTCCGTGCCTGTGCCAACGTCAGCGCCGGAGGAGCAGCGCCTTCGAGATGGCAATGCAGCTCGACCTTTTTCAAATGCGATGTCACAGAAAACTCCTTCCATGCGGCCCTGCCGCAATTCCCAAATGGCGTGCAACGGTTTCACCAATATCGGCATAGGTCTGGCGGACGCCGATCGAGCGCGAGCGGATGCCAGGCCCGTAGGCGATAACCGGCACACGCTCGCGCGTATGGTCGGTGCCGCGCCAGGTCGGATCGCAGCCGTGATCGGCTGTCAGGATGACGAGATCGCCAGGCTTCAGCTTCTCGTGCACCTCCGGCAGCCTTGCGTCGAAGGCTTCGAGCGCGGCCGCATAGCCGGCCACGTCGCGGCGATGGCCATAGACCATGTCGAAATCGACGAAATTCGTAAAGACGAGGTCGCCATCGCCGGCCTCGTCCATCGTCCTTAGCGTCGCATCCATCAGCTTCATGTTGCCGTTGGCCTTGATGATGCGGGAGACGCCTTGATGGGCAAAGATATCGCCGATCTTGCCGACCGCATGCACGGTGCGTTCGGCCTTGACCAGTCGGTCGAGCAGGGTCGGCTCCGGCGGCAACACGGAGAAGTCGCGACGGTTGCCGGTACGCTCGAATGTCGCCTGCGTCTCGCCGACGAACGGGCGGGCGATAACGCGGCCGATATTATAAGGATCAAGCAGGGTGCGGACGATCTGGCAGAGGGCGGTCAGCCGTTCGAGGCCGAAATGGCGCTCATGCGCGGCAATCTGGAAGACGGAGTCTGACGAGGTGTAGCAGATCGGCTTGCCGCTACGGATATGCTCTTCGCCATATTTGGCGATGATCTCGGTGCCAGATGCATGGCAGTTGCCGAGAATGCCGGGGAGATCGGCGGCCTCGCAGATGGCATCGACCAGCTCCGGCGGAAATGCGTCGCCCTCGGTGGAAAAATAGCCCCAGTCGAACATGACGGGTGTGCCGGCGATTTCCCAATGGCCGGATGGCGTGTCCTTGCCGCGCGACACTTCGTTGGCGCAGCCGTAGAGACCAAAGAGCTTTTCCGGCTGCGGCATGCCGGCCGGATAGCTGCCTGTTGCCGCCTTGGCGATCTCCAGCAAGCCGAGACCCGACATGTTCGGCAGCGACAAGGGGCCGGAACGCAGGCCGTCGCGGTCGGCGGCACCCGCCGCGCAGAACTCGGCGATATGGCCGAGCGTATCGGCGCCCTCGTCGCCATAGGTGGCCGCATCCGGGCTGCCGCCGACACCGAAGGAATCAAGAACGAAGAGAAAGGCGCGCGCCATGGTCCACCCGATAGGATTGCTCAATGCGCGACGTCCAGCGTCAGGCGCATTGGACGTCACCCATATAACGGCGACGTCAACTTGGCAATTTCCTGTTCAGGTGGGAAATATTGCAGGGATTTACAACAATTCTGCTCAGCAATCGCTGCAGGTGACCGTACTGTCGGTCCGTGGACGATAGAAATACTCGCGGCTGATGGTGATCTGGCTGCTGCCGGCGGGCAGGAAATCCGAGCCGAAACTGATGAGCTGATACGGAATGGCAAGCTCGGTGCGCACCAGAAATGTGCTCGCCTGATTGATGTCGCTGGGGACGGTGGCGGTGCCACCGGTCGCGTAGGGCTTGCTGCCATCCTGCGCCCAGGACCAGGCAACGGTGGCATTACTGCTGGCATCGAGCTGAATACCGGTGATTTTCAGGGTCAGGCCGGTCGAGTCGTAGGGTGCGAAAATAGCGTTTGCAACCGAAGGCATGGTGGCGAGCACCGTCTTACTGACGCTGGATTGCTGCGTCACGATATCGGCAATGGATCCGGCCGACCGGCTGGCGCGCTTTTCGACGCTGAGCGCAATGGTAAGTTCGAAGGCGCCGAGATAGAGCATCAGCAGCACCGGAAAGAGAATGGCAAATTCGATCGCGCCGATGCCCCGCTCGTCGCGGGTAAAGCGCCGCAAAAGGGCGCAAAACCTAACCGTTAGCTCCTTTCGTGCCATCGCCACCCTCCTCACGGATAATTCTCGTTTTGGAAGGCGGCCGTTGCGACGATAAGGTAGGTCGTCGGCATCGAACCGTCTGACGGCCGTATCGTGGTGAGATAAGGCCGCAGCAGATCGGTCATTATCTGCCAGCGATAGTAGGCGCGCACCATATTCATAGACTTGGCGCCGCCGGGAGCGAATTTGAAGCCCGTTGTGTCGAGGTCGGAATAGGGATCGGACGACACGCGTGGGATGGTGGTCGGCATGGCTGCAAAGCTCGTGTAGCTTTCCACGTCGAGATAGAGATTGGTCGGCGTCGTCAGTTCGGTTGCCGAGCATGCGATGATCACGGAAATTTCGTTGCAGAAAGCCTGACGGAACGGTTGTGCACCCGTGGCGGCGGTGATCTGCCCGGTCCTGATCTCGCGCGACACGGTATCGACGGCATTGGAAACGACCTGTTCGGCGATGAAGGCGACGAAGGTTTCCAGAATTGCGAAGATGATCAGGAAATAGGGGATCGCGAGAAGGGCGAATTCGATGGCGGCAGCGCCGTCGCGAGAACGCACGAATGCGCGCAAGCGTCCGCCTGCCCGCTTCTGCGCAAAAGTCTTGCCCCCAAGTATATCGTCCTCTGGCATCATACCGGAATCCGCACGTTTTAAGTGGGGTTAAGACTAGAGCCGCTTTCTTGATAATCCGTTTCTCATCTCTCTTCATATTGAAGAAATGTTTGGATTGTTTAAGAAAGACGAGTCTTATTTAATATAGTTGAATACAGAGAAGGAACGGAGATGCCGCCATTATTGGGTAGCGGCTGCGGCGGTGCTGTTCTGTTGGGCATGCTGCTCGCAGTTGGGCGTGCAGGAAAGCACCGAGCGGTCGGTCTGGCGGTAGACGCGGACTGTGTTGCCCTCGTCGATCGATACGAGGATACGCTCATCGACGATTGCGTTGCCGTCGGAATCGAGCAGGACGATGTTCGTGGTGCCGAAACTGCGGCCGGTAAGCACGATGGTCTTCGGATCGGCAACGGTCGCGTCCGCCACTTGCGAATTGCCGACGATGACCTTGCTGACGGGACGATCGAGCTTCAATACGCGTGCATGATCCATATAGACGCGCAGCATGCCGTTATCCGCGGCGTGGGAAAACTGCGGCATCAGCCCCACTGTTGCGGCGACGCAGGCAAAGAATGCAATTTTGCCGCGGGTTGGCATGGGTCTGGCCTCGTGAAGCTGATGACGGAAACAATTACCAAATAGAATGAGAAAGAATGGTGAATGAACAATTAAGGGGAAGGCTATTCGTTCAGTTCCGATGCAAGTCGTGCTCTTCTGCTTCCATTTTGGGATTTCCCTACGGGAGTTGCAATATATTGGAACAATTCCCATTGATTGCTAATATATCAGCTCCTAATCATTACGAAGAGGCTGAAGATTTTCTCTAAAAATGCTTGGAAAGACATGAATTGACGTTAACTAGTCTATTTGCGTTTTAGTTTTTCCGATCTGTTAACCCACTTCCTTAAAGCGATGGAAACGGCCAGCCGCTACCGTTCTGCTCATCCGATCAACGGCAAACAGTTGGCGGACGTGCTGTCAACAAAGTGAGTGGAGTGAACCTATGACCAAGCTTTTTTCCCGTTTCCTGAAAGACGAATCCGGTGCGACCGCAATTGAATACGGCCTGATTGCCGCGCTGATCTCCGTCGCTATCATTACTGGCGCAACGACCCTGGGCAACACGCTCAGCACCGTGTTCAATAATATTTCCACCAAAATGAACGCTGCTTCTACCGCACACTAATTGATTGCGGCGTCTCGGCGGCATGTTTGGATCGAAAACGGCACAGTTGGCTGGCGTGCAGCCAACAAAGTGAGCGGAGAGCTACCTCATGACTAAACTTTTTTCGCGTTTTCTGAAAGACGAATCCGGTGCGACAGCAATTGAGTACGGCCTCATCGCAGCGCTGATCTCCGTCGCCATCATTGCCGGCGCAACCACACTGGGCAACACGCTCAGCACCACGTTCAACGGCATTTCCGACAAGATGAACGCTGCTTCTACTGCGCATTAATCGTGCGGAAGTATAATGATGTAAGATATTCGGAAACCGCTCCCTATAGTGAGCGGTTTTTGACTTTTATAGGTTAAGCTGGGGATATCAAATGCTTGAAGCTGCAACATTGCTGATCTTCCCGCTCTGCCTCGCGGTCGCGGCCTTTTCCGACCTGTTTACGATGACGATCCCGAACCGGGTTTCGCTCGTCCTGCTCGGTTCCTTCATCGTACTTGCGCCCTTGCTCAGTCTGACATGGCCCGACATCGGCATGCATTTTGCCGGCGCGGCCATCGTGTTCAGCGTCTGCTTCGCGCTTTTTGCCCTCAACGTGATGGGCGGTGGCGACGCCAAGCTGCTGGCGGCGTCCGCACTCTGGTTTGGCTACGATCCGTCGCTTCTCGCCTTCCTCGTCTATGTTGCCCTCATCGGCGGCGCGGTGACGCTTTTTATCCTCGTGATCCGCTCGCATTCGAGCGCCATCATGGCCATGGGCTTGCCACTGCCGAACTCGCTGCTGATTGCCAAGAAGATCCCTTATGGCATTGCCATCGCTATCGGCGGCTTCCTGGCTTTTCCCTCGTCGCCTATGGTCGCGGCGGCGACATATCATATTATCTAAATTAGATCTTTCTAAGAATTAATGATGTATTGCGCAACGCTATATTCTGCGTGCCTTTAATAGTTATGCTTAATTGATTGTAAATGTAATATACCATTAACCATAATTACACCAATTGCGGAGCATTCTGCGGGGCGAAGAGTCGTATTCCCCAAGGAATGATCATGAAACCCGCTCGCTTAATGATACTCGCGGTGGCAGTTGTCGCGGCAGGGCTTGCCGGATTGCTGGCGATGCGTCTGGCCGGCACGCGCAACGTCGTGCCGCAGGTCGAAGCGGTGATAGAGAAGGAGGCGACGGCCAATGTGCTCGTCGCCGACGCCAATCTTCCGGTCGGCTCGCGCCTGAATGAGAAGTCGATCCACTGGATGGCCTGGCCGCAAAGCGGCCTGGTCAAGGGTTTCATTACCGAATCCGAGCGCCCCGATGCCCTGAAAGACCTGAACGGCGCAGTCGTGCGTCTGCCGATCTTTGAAGGCGAACCGATCCGCGAAGAGAAGGTCGCCGATTC comes from the Rhizobium sp. NXC24 genome and includes:
- a CDS encoding ABC transporter permease, which translates into the protein MEYYDLLISIFGSTIRLSIPLIFTALAGLFSERAGIFDIGLEGKMLASAFAAACVASVSGSAWAGLGAGIVISVALGLLHGFASITNRGNQIVSGVAINFLTAGLTIVLGQAWFGQGGRTPTLPAEARFASITLPGANAIHDVPFIGPLYANVISGNNILTYLAFLAVPISWWILYRTRFGLRLRAVGENPGAVDTAGISVEWLRYRSLIVAGILCGFSGTYLAIAQSAAFINNMSAGKGYIALAALIFAKWKPVPVMFTCLLFGFLDAFANFMQGKAVPGIGEVPVQIFQALPYILTCILLAGFIGVAKPPKAGGVPYTKER
- a CDS encoding cytidine deaminase; this translates as MSHDLFEAARGAMAFAHAPYSKFPVGAAIRAEDGKVYTGANIENLSFPQGWCAEPTAISHMIMAGAKKIVEMAVIAEKLPLCPPCGGCRQKIAEFASKETRIYLCDETGVKKTMTMDEMLPFSFETEILG
- a CDS encoding purine-nucleoside phosphorylase; this encodes MSAAVDLLAVKLGDLQPRYGIVLGSGLGSLVDQVRDAVRIPYADLPDFPVSAVSGHAGTLVAGYLGDVPVIMLSGRVHYYEKGDANAMRVPIETLKALGVETLILTNSAGSLREEMPPGSVMQITDHINYSGMNPLIGEESDKRFVGMTSAYDTDLIMRMRKAAEKAEVKLSHGVYMWFSGPSFETPAEIRMARILGADAVGMSTVPEVILARLFGLRVAAASVITNYGAGMTGAELTHEETKDMAPVGGARLAAILKEMIADGGNEQ
- the deoC gene encoding deoxyribose-phosphate aldolase, translated to MTSHSLRETAAVALSLLDLTNLKDDCTPAQIETLCARAQSPYGHTAAICIWPRFVAQARGILGTDHAVRIATVVNFPAGDMEVADVAAEAREAIADGADEIDLVIPYRALLAGNEQAVTDMVAAVRAECKGPVLLKTILETGELKDVALIRRASELAIEAGSDFIKTSTGKVAVNATLEAADIMLRAIRQSGRKVGFKPAGGIGSVADAALYLSLAETIMAPDWAMPSTFRFGASSLLDDILNVLGGGQSSAAASGY
- the deoA gene encoding thymidine phosphorylase, giving the protein MIPQEIIRRKRDGGTLHVTDIDAFIAALARDELAESQIGAFAMAVWYSGMTREETVALTLAMARSGDMLSWSGIDRPIADKHSTGGIGDNVSLMLAPIAAACGLAVPMISGRGLGHTGGTLDKLESIPGYGITPHAAHFRKVVDEVGCAIIGQTGALAPADGKLYAVRDVTSTVDSVPLITASILSKKLAAGLETLVLDVKIGNGAFMTSLEEAETLARSLVEVANGAGVKTSALITDMNQPLADAAGNVVELRNCLDFLKGGKAGTRLETVVLTFAAEMLTQAGIAKTLVEAEAKAREALSSGKAAELFARMVHALGGPADLLDHPDKYLVAASVQKPVLASSDGWLAACDARAIGMSVIDLGGGRRHPQDKIDHRVGFSDILPLGTRVSKGDRIATVHAADEASAERAAGDLAANYRIGDAAPVLPSVIVTRI
- a CDS encoding TIGR02281 family clan AA aspartic protease encodes the protein MLARVLVIAGIVAAAATQVPALLGTQMASSERSTPAVKVAVAQQPVATTAAAFGSVLLQAGAGGHYEGDFKINGRPVHGMIDTGATYVAINESTARRLGISGNDLDYRYTTQTANGPSKVALVKLDRLEIGTIKVRDVDAVVAKDGALSTTLIGMSFLKKLNSYSAENGSLRLTQ
- the upp gene encoding uracil phosphoribosyltransferase translates to MDGVTVIDHPLVQHKLTIMRKKETSTGSFRRLLREISTLLCYEVTRDLELTIETIETPLQPMDAPILEGKKLVFASILRAGNGLLEGMLDLVPSARVSHIGVYRDHETLQPVEYYFKAPEDISERLIIVVDPMLATGNSSIAAIDKLKERGAHNIRFLCLLAAPEGIANFRKAHPDVPVFTAAIDSHLNEKGYIVPGLGDAGDRMYGTK
- a CDS encoding adenosine deaminase, with translation MTSHLKKVELHCHLEGAAPPALTLAQARKYNVDTSAFMHDGIYLWKDFTEFLVCYDKVSEVYRTEEDYALLTETYLEELAGIGTIYSELIVSPDHGDRIGLGADAYMAGVSAGIRAAQEKSGIVARLLVTGERHFGPERVIKAAEYAAKSDNPLITGFNMAGEERMGRVADYARAFDIAREAGLGLTIHAGEVCGAFSVADAVELVRPSRIGHGVRAIEDADLVKRLADLGTVLEVCPGSNVALNVFPDFPSHPLRKLRDAGVRVTINSDDPPFFHTSLKREYELASAAFGFSDDEINAMTRTAVEAAFVDDATRATLLARI
- a CDS encoding phosphopentomutase; protein product: MARAFLFVLDSFGVGGSPDAATYGDEGADTLGHIAEFCAAGAADRDGLRSGPLSLPNMSGLGLLEIAKAATGSYPAGMPQPEKLFGLYGCANEVSRGKDTPSGHWEIAGTPVMFDWGYFSTEGDAFPPELVDAICEAADLPGILGNCHASGTEIIAKYGEEHIRSGKPICYTSSDSVFQIAAHERHFGLERLTALCQIVRTLLDPYNIGRVIARPFVGETQATFERTGNRRDFSVLPPEPTLLDRLVKAERTVHAVGKIGDIFAHQGVSRIIKANGNMKLMDATLRTMDEAGDGDLVFTNFVDFDMVYGHRRDVAGYAAALEAFDARLPEVHEKLKPGDLVILTADHGCDPTWRGTDHTRERVPVIAYGPGIRSRSIGVRQTYADIGETVARHLGIAAGPHGRSFL
- a CDS encoding TadE/TadG family type IV pilus assembly protein, encoding MARKELTVRFCALLRRFTRDERGIGAIEFAILFPVLLMLYLGAFELTIALSVEKRASRSAGSIADIVTQQSSVSKTVLATMPSVANAIFAPYDSTGLTLKITGIQLDASSNATVAWSWAQDGSKPYATGGTATVPSDINQASTFLVRTELAIPYQLISFGSDFLPAGSSQITISREYFYRPRTDSTVTCSDC
- a CDS encoding TadE/TadG family type IV pilus assembly protein, which gives rise to MMPEDDILGGKTFAQKRAGGRLRAFVRSRDGAAAIEFALLAIPYFLIIFAILETFVAFIAEQVVSNAVDTVSREIRTGQITAATGAQPFRQAFCNEISVIIACSATELTTPTNLYLDVESYTSFAAMPTTIPRVSSDPYSDLDTTGFKFAPGGAKSMNMVRAYYRWQIMTDLLRPYLTTIRPSDGSMPTTYLIVATAAFQNENYP
- a CDS encoding pilus assembly protein N-terminal domain-containing protein, with protein sequence MPTRGKIAFFACVAATVGLMPQFSHAADNGMLRVYMDHARVLKLDRPVSKVIVGNSQVADATVADPKTIVLTGRSFGTTNIVLLDSDGNAIVDERILVSIDEGNTVRVYRQTDRSVLSCTPNCEQHAQQNSTAAAATQ